In a genomic window of Lycium ferocissimum isolate CSIRO_LF1 chromosome 9, AGI_CSIRO_Lferr_CH_V1, whole genome shotgun sequence:
- the LOC132030279 gene encoding uncharacterized protein LOC132030279, with translation MHGFGVYRFGNGHCYEGAWHEGKRQGFGIYTFRNGETQSGHWQNGILNVSTSLGTLPGSPSAVDHSKVLHAVQEARQAAEKAINVTKVDDRAKRAVAAANRSATAARVAAVKAVQNQIHQNGDSCHSPLSVV, from the exons ATGCATGGTTTTGGAGTATACCGCTTTGGAAATGGACATTGCTATGAAGGAGCCTGGCATGAGGGAAAGAGGCAAGGATTTGGCATTTACACTTTCAGAAATGGGGAAACTCAGTCAGGTCACTGGCAGAATGGGATTCTTAATGTTTCAACTAGTCTTGGCACCCTTCCGGGATCTCCTTCTGCAGTTGACCATTCTAAAGTGCTTCATGCAGTCCAG GAAGCAAGACAAGCTGCTGAGAAAGCCATTAATGTGACAAAGGTGGACGATAGAGCAAAACGAGCTGTTGCTGCTGCCAACAGGTCCGCCACTGCAGCAAGAGTAGCAGCTGTGAAAGCCGTCCAAAACCAAATCCATCAGAACGGAGACAGTTGCCATTCACCATTATCAGTTGTGTAA